The following is a genomic window from Moorella sp. Hama-1.
GTCCGGACTTCAGTGACGGTAAAGAGCAGGGCGCCCTTGAGTTCGTGATAAAAGCGTCCCAGGTCGAACCCGGCGGCAAATCCCTTCTCCGCCAGGCTCCGGGCTACAGCGGCGGGCGCCAGCTTTGTTTTTAAGACAAATTCATGGAAGAATGGCCCGTTAAAGAGCGGCGTCACCCCGGGCAGGGCAGCCAGCTGCTTTTGGGCGTAATGGGCCTTCAACAGGCACTGGCGGGCTACCTCACGCAGGCCTTCCTTACCCAGGTCCGCCAGATAGATGGTGGCCGCCAGGGCGCAGAGGGCCTCGTTGGAACAGATGTTGGAGGTGGCCTTTTCCCGGCGGATATGCTGCTCCCGGGCCTGGAGGGTGAGGACGTAGGCGCGTTTGCCGTCCACGTCCGTGGTCTGGCCGACGATGCGGCCCGGCAGGCGCCGCAGCAGCTTCTCCCGGGCGGCGATAAAGCCCAGGTAGGGACCGCCGAAGTTCAGGGGATTGCCCAGGCCCTGGCCCTCGCCTACGGCCAGGTCGGCGCCATATTCGCCCGGGGCCGCGAGCAGCCCCAGAGAAATGGGGTCGACGACGGCAATACTTAAAGCCCCGGCTTTGTGAGCCAGCTCAGCGGCCGCAGCCATAGTTTCAATTTGACCAAAGAAATTGGGACTCTGCAGGATTACCCCGGCGACGTCCTTGCCCGCCAGTTTTTCCAGGGCCGCCAGATCCGTCCGGCCGTCCTGCAGGGGTACCTCCCCCAGTTCCACGCCCTGACCCCGGGCATAGGTGGTCAGGACCGTCCGGTACTGGGGGTTTACAGCCCGGGAGACCAAAATTTTGGGCCGCCGGGTGGCGTTGCAGGCCACCAGGGCCGCCTCGGCCGTAGCCGTGGCCCCGTCGTAGTGGGAGGCCGTGGCCACATCCAGGCCCGTCAATTCGCAAATTAATGATTGGAACTCAAAGATCGCCTGGAGGGTCCCCTGGCTGATCTCCGGTTGATAGGGCGTGTAGGCCGTGTAAAACTCGGAACGGGCCAGGAGGTGGCCGACCACGCTGGGAATGAAGTGTTCGTAGGCCCCGGCCCCCAGGAAGGAAACCAGCCTTTTGTTTTTCCCGGCCAGTTCCTCCAGGTGGCGCCAGACCTCAGCCTCCGCCATGGGCCGGGGGAGATCGAGCTCCCGGCCCAGGCGCACGCTGTTAGGTATATCACTGAAAAGCTCTTCCATCCGGTTGGCACCGCAGGCCGCCAGCATCTGCTGCTGCTCCGCCGCCGTGGTGGGAATGTAGGTCATCCCCTTACTCCCCCTTCTCCTCCTTCACCAATTGCTGGTAGGCACCAGCATCCATGAGGCTCTCTACTTCACCCGGGTCGGTTAATTCCAGTTCAATCATCCAGCCCTTGCCGTAAGGGTCGGTGTTAATGTCCTGGGGGGCATCCAGGAGGGCTTCGTTGACGGCGACGACCTTGCCCCCTACCGGAGCGTAGACGTCGGAAGCCGACTTGACGGACTCGACGACGCCAAAGCTGTCACCGGCGGACAGTTCGTCACCGACCTGGGGTAATTCGACGAAGACGATGTCTCCCAGGGATTCCTGGGCGTAATCGGTGATACCGATGCGGGCCCGGTTGCCATCCATTTCCACCCATTCGTGGTCCTTACTGTAGTGTAAATTGGCGGGGAAATCCATGCGGGCAATTCCTCCTTTGAATGAGATGTGGGAAGTGAGAGGTGGGAGGTGGGATACCTGTCGAAACTGGTTGCACCAGTTTCAGATTAAAGCTGTTGAGCCCACCTCTCGCTGCCCTCATTTGTAGATGCGACTCGCCACTTTGGGTAAGTCCCTGCATTTACACCTCTGCAATGATGGTGTATTGCAACATCATGGTGACACCAGAGACGATTCTGCTTGCTATTGCGGGCGGCGGTAGAAGGGGAGTTTCACCACCAGGGCGCGGTTGGCGCGGCCGCGAATGCCCACTTCTAGTTCGCCGCCGACGGCAGCAGTTCCTGCCGCTACCAGGGCCAGGGCGATATTTTGTCCCAGGGTCGGTGCCGGGGAGCCCGAGGTCACCTGGCCAATCTCCCGGCCCCCCGCCAGGACGGGGTATCCCGGCCGGGGAATCCCCCGGTCGATCAAGGTTAGCCCCACCAGTTGCCGTTTGACCCCGGCTGCCTGCTGGGCCGCCAGGGCCTCCCGGCCGTTGAACTCGCCCTTATCCAGGCGCACGAAACGGCCCAGGCCCGCCTCCAGGGGGCTGATGGTCGGGCTCAACTCGTGACCGTAGAGGGGCAGGGCCGCCTCCAACCGCAAGGTATCCCGGGCCCCCAGGCCGGCCGGCACCAGGCCCGCCTCTTGACCTGCGACCAGGAGCTGGCGCCACATAGCCGGGGCCGCGGCCGCCTCAAAGTAAAGCTCGAAGCCGTCTTCACCGGTATAGCCGGTGCGGGAGATCAGGCAGCCCACTCCCAGGACCTCCCCCTCGGTCCAGCGATAATAACCCAGGGGAGCCAGGTCGACCTTCGTTAACGGCTGGAGGATCGCCAGGGCCCGGGGTCCCTGCAGGGCCAGCTGGGCCGTGGCCGGGGAGATGTTTTTAACCTCTACCTGGAAACCGGCGGCCTGCTCCTGGATCCAGGCGAAGTCCTTGTCGATGTTGCCGGCGTTGACCACCAGGAGGTACTCCCCTTCCCTCCGGGGATAGATCAACAGGTCATCGACCACGCCTCCGTCCAGATAGCACATAGGGCTGTATACCACCCGGTCGCCGGTGGCCCGGCTGGCGTCGTTGGTAACCAGTTTCTGGACCAGCTGCAGGGCGTCGGGACCCTTAATGATAATCTCCCCCATGTGGGAGACGTCGAAGAGCCCGGCAGCTGTGCGCACCCGCTGGTGCTCTTCGATAATGCTGCTGTACTGGACGGGCATGAGCCAGCCGCCGAACGCCACCATTTTCGCCCCGGCGGCCACGTGTTCCTCATACAAGGGCGTCTGCTTTAAATCTGCCACTTAACCCCACCTCGCTGTCATTAGTATGTCCACAAAAAAAGCCATCCCCGTTAAAAAACGGTGATGGCCTCTGTCCTGGTACCTGAGAGATTAGGCAGTTGCCTGCCTTCCCCTTTGGTGTTCCCTAAAGCCCGTTGTCTCCAGGTCAGGCTGGCGCCTGCACCCGGGATACTGGAGCAAGCAAATAGCCCGCGGCTTTAAAGAAACTCTCCAGAGTTGGGTCCGGGAGTAGTACTTTTGCCTGAGAGGTTCCTTTCCCCGTCACCTGCCGGGGAAAATTGCTCCTTCGGCGCCCCGCAAAAGGGTCTCTTCCACTCCCCTCATCCGCCCGGTATGTGGTTGTATAATATGATATTCTCTCCCGGGGGAGAAATTCCTGCTACGTCATAAAACTTTTCAGGTATTTTTTGTGGGTGA
Proteins encoded in this region:
- the gcvPA gene encoding aminomethyl-transferring glycine dehydrogenase subunit GcvPA; translated protein: MTYIPTTAAEQQQMLAACGANRMEELFSDIPNSVRLGRELDLPRPMAEAEVWRHLEELAGKNKRLVSFLGAGAYEHFIPSVVGHLLARSEFYTAYTPYQPEISQGTLQAIFEFQSLICELTGLDVATASHYDGATATAEAALVACNATRRPKILVSRAVNPQYRTVLTTYARGQGVELGEVPLQDGRTDLAALEKLAGKDVAGVILQSPNFFGQIETMAAAAELAHKAGALSIAVVDPISLGLLAAPGEYGADLAVGEGQGLGNPLNFGGPYLGFIAAREKLLRRLPGRIVGQTTDVDGKRAYVLTLQAREQHIRREKATSNICSNEALCALAATIYLADLGKEGLREVARQCLLKAHYAQKQLAALPGVTPLFNGPFFHEFVLKTKLAPAAVARSLAEKGFAAGFDLGRFYHELKGALLFTVTEVRTREEIDALVAAMGGMLA
- the gcvH gene encoding glycine cleavage system protein GcvH, whose translation is MDFPANLHYSKDHEWVEMDGNRARIGITDYAQESLGDIVFVELPQVGDELSAGDSFGVVESVKSASDVYAPVGGKVVAVNEALLDAPQDINTDPYGKGWMIELELTDPGEVESLMDAGAYQQLVKEEKGE
- the gcvT gene encoding glycine cleavage system aminomethyltransferase GcvT; protein product: MADLKQTPLYEEHVAAGAKMVAFGGWLMPVQYSSIIEEHQRVRTAAGLFDVSHMGEIIIKGPDALQLVQKLVTNDASRATGDRVVYSPMCYLDGGVVDDLLIYPRREGEYLLVVNAGNIDKDFAWIQEQAAGFQVEVKNISPATAQLALQGPRALAILQPLTKVDLAPLGYYRWTEGEVLGVGCLISRTGYTGEDGFELYFEAAAAPAMWRQLLVAGQEAGLVPAGLGARDTLRLEAALPLYGHELSPTISPLEAGLGRFVRLDKGEFNGREALAAQQAAGVKRQLVGLTLIDRGIPRPGYPVLAGGREIGQVTSGSPAPTLGQNIALALVAAGTAAVGGELEVGIRGRANRALVVKLPFYRRPQ